One genomic region from Fusobacterium sp. encodes:
- a CDS encoding sigma-54 interaction domain-containing protein: MIQITGQAKLIFDSLYDGILIVDKDGIVRYINPAYTRITKVEEKDIIGKYLSEVRPGSRLTSVVKNEKMELGAHRKMGEVEYLVNMVPIYENGKVIGGISLLNELVDIYKLTEKLNLSKIIIQNLKEHVKTLGNGKYSFDDIIAADEKSIEIKDFAKRIALADSNVLITGESGTGKELYASAIHNFSPRKDFPFIPVNCASFEKNLIESELFGYEEGSFTGAKKNGKTGLFQLAQGGTLFLDEIGELEYGLQGKLLRVLQEKSIRKIGGSKEIPIDVRLICATNKNLEQMIEENTFRRDLYYRIAIMPVSILPLREKRNDIKSIAKKFLSDLSMKYKKEVKLNESALKVLKEYDWPGNIRELKNIIEFTFNMVEGNEIRAEHLPITIKNNLKESEVIFPLNEIVREAEQNYLKKAIEIYGDDVEGKKKAAKALKISLATLYNKLEK; this comes from the coding sequence ATGATACAAATAACAGGACAAGCAAAACTTATATTTGATTCACTGTATGATGGAATACTTATAGTAGATAAAGATGGAATAGTGAGATATATAAATCCTGCTTATACAAGAATTACGAAAGTGGAAGAAAAAGATATAATAGGAAAATATCTTTCTGAAGTACGTCCTGGAAGCAGGCTTACTAGTGTGGTGAAAAATGAAAAAATGGAATTGGGAGCTCATAGAAAGATGGGAGAGGTAGAGTATCTTGTAAATATGGTGCCCATTTATGAAAATGGAAAAGTCATAGGGGGAATATCTCTTCTTAATGAGTTGGTAGATATTTATAAACTTACAGAAAAACTTAATCTTTCTAAAATAATAATTCAAAATTTAAAAGAACATGTAAAAACATTAGGAAATGGAAAATATAGTTTTGATGATATTATAGCTGCAGATGAAAAAAGCATAGAGATAAAGGATTTTGCTAAGAGAATAGCTCTAGCTGACTCCAATGTGCTGATAACAGGAGAAAGCGGAACTGGAAAAGAACTTTATGCAAGTGCTATTCATAATTTCAGCCCAAGAAAGGATTTTCCATTTATTCCTGTAAATTGTGCCTCTTTTGAAAAAAATCTCATAGAAAGTGAGCTTTTTGGCTATGAAGAAGGGTCTTTTACTGGAGCAAAGAAAAATGGAAAAACTGGACTGTTTCAACTTGCACAGGGAGGAACTCTGTTTTTAGATGAAATAGGTGAACTTGAATATGGACTGCAGGGAAAACTTCTTAGAGTACTTCAGGAAAAAAGTATAAGAAAAATAGGTGGGTCAAAGGAAATACCAATAGATGTAAGACTGATTTGTGCTACTAATAAAAATCTGGAACAAATGATAGAAGAGAACACTTTCAGAAGAGACCTTTATTACAGAATAGCAATAATGCCTGTATCCATACTTCCATTGAGAGAAAAGAGAAATGATATAAAATCAATAGCTAAAAAATTTCTTTCAGATCTCTCTATGAAATACAAAAAAGAGGTAAAATTAAATGAGAGTGCATTAAAAGTTTTGAAAGAATATGACTGGCCAGGAAATATCAGAGAATTAAAAAATATCATTGAATTTACATTTAATATGGTTGAAGGAAATGAAATAAGAGCTGAACATCTTCCAATAACTATAAAAAATAATTTAAAAGAAAGTGAAGTTATTTTTCCCCTTAACGAGATAGTTAGAGAAGCTGAACAAAATTATCTAAAAAAGGCAATAGAAATATATGGAGATGATGTAGAAGGAAAGAAAAAAGCAGCTAAAGCATTGAAGATTTCTCTTGCTACCTTATACAATAAACTTGAAAAATAG
- a CDS encoding citrate:proton symporter: protein MVAALGFITIIVLLAVIMTKKMSPLVALISVPVITALIGGHGLDIGKYINEGVKSIAPTGTMFIFAILFFGILTDAGTFQPIIDKILKIVGKDPIKIAIGTAILAMIVHLDGSGAVTFLVTVPAMLPLYEALGMRKTTLATIVALGAGVMNILPWGGPTIRAATSLKIPVTELFNPLLIPVLAGILFVLFVAFKLGRDERIRLGNIENVEIDTSNLGEKKESKNFIVNILTIIVAIVVLVSGKLSPTVVFMIAFCISIVINFPSVKEQKERVDAHAKAALMMASILFAAGAFIGIMQKSGMITEMSTVIVKTIPQSLGSYMAVITGVISMPASLLFDPDSFYFGVMPVLATTAQEFGSSAIAVGRAAILGQMTTGFPVSPLTASTFLLVGLTGVELGEHQKKTIPYAFLTTIVMLVVAVITGALYR, encoded by the coding sequence ATGGTAGCGGCTTTAGGATTTATAACAATTATTGTTTTGTTGGCAGTAATAATGACAAAAAAAATGTCTCCATTAGTAGCACTTATATCAGTGCCAGTAATTACAGCACTTATAGGAGGGCATGGGTTAGACATTGGGAAATACATCAATGAAGGGGTAAAATCAATAGCTCCAACTGGAACTATGTTTATATTTGCAATTTTATTTTTTGGTATTCTTACAGATGCAGGAACTTTTCAGCCAATTATTGATAAAATTTTAAAAATTGTTGGTAAGGACCCGATAAAAATAGCAATAGGAACAGCAATATTAGCTATGATAGTTCATTTAGATGGGTCAGGAGCAGTAACATTTCTGGTAACAGTTCCAGCAATGCTTCCATTATATGAAGCATTGGGAATGAGAAAAACTACTTTAGCCACAATAGTGGCTTTAGGTGCAGGGGTAATGAATATTCTTCCATGGGGAGGACCTACTATCAGAGCAGCAACTTCTTTAAAAATACCTGTAACAGAACTTTTTAATCCTTTACTTATACCTGTTCTGGCAGGAATATTATTCGTTCTTTTTGTAGCTTTTAAACTTGGAAGAGATGAGAGAATAAGATTAGGAAATATAGAGAATGTAGAAATTGATACAAGTAATCTTGGAGAAAAGAAAGAAAGCAAAAACTTTATTGTAAATATTTTAACAATAATAGTGGCAATAGTAGTTCTTGTTTCTGGAAAATTATCACCAACAGTTGTATTTATGATTGCCTTCTGTATTTCAATAGTGATAAACTTCCCATCTGTAAAAGAGCAGAAAGAAAGAGTAGATGCCCATGCAAAAGCAGCTCTTATGATGGCAAGTATACTGTTTGCAGCAGGAGCATTCATTGGAATTATGCAGAAATCTGGAATGATAACAGAGATGTCTACTGTTATAGTAAAAACAATTCCACAATCATTAGGAAGCTATATGGCAGTCATTACAGGAGTAATCAGTATGCCTGCAAGTTTATTATTTGACCCAGATTCATTCTATTTTGGAGTAATGCCAGTTCTTGCAACTACAGCACAGGAATTTGGAAGTTCAGCAATAGCAGTTGGAAGAGCAGCTATATTAGGGCAAATGACAACTGGATTCCCAGTAAGTCCACTTACAGCTTCAACTTTCCTTTTAGTAGGATTGACAGGAGTAGAGCTTGGAGAACATCAAAAGAAAACAATTCCATATGCGTTTTTAACTACAATAGTAATGCTTGTAGTAGCAGTAATAACAGGTGCTTTATATAGATAA
- a CDS encoding acyclic terpene utilization AtuA family protein — MKKIRIGSGAGYAGDRIEPAVDLMLNGNIDYIVFECLAERTIAIAQQEKLKDSNKGYNGLLEYRFEKILPICSEKKIKVITNMGAANPLSAIKKIKSMAESMGIKNLKLAAVLGDDISEHLGKYLDREILELGMPLKNLEDKLLSANVYLGADGIVEALKNGADIVVTGRCADPAIFMAPLIYEFGWDINDYNLIGKGIMIGHLLECGAQVSGGYFAVPGYNEVKDLWNVGFPIAEVSENGEVVITKTETTGGLVTTHTCKEQLIYEIHDPANYLTPDGAADFTTISLKEIGENKVLLTGATGKEKPKTLKVSIGYRDCFIGDAEISYGGSTAYAKAALAGEVVKKRLEYTGVKFEELKIDLLGVNSLYGDTIGRKLCDPSALGEVRLRVAGRTVNKGEATKIVNEVETLYTNGPSGGGGVTKSVSEVVSICSIFVPREDIKVEVKYEEV; from the coding sequence ATGAAAAAAATAAGAATTGGTTCAGGAGCAGGATATGCTGGAGACAGAATAGAACCAGCTGTAGATTTAATGCTCAATGGAAATATAGACTATATAGTTTTTGAATGTCTTGCAGAAAGAACAATAGCAATAGCTCAACAGGAAAAATTGAAAGATTCAAATAAGGGGTACAATGGTCTCCTTGAATATAGATTTGAAAAAATACTTCCTATATGTTCAGAGAAAAAAATAAAAGTAATAACTAATATGGGAGCAGCAAATCCTTTAAGTGCTATTAAAAAAATAAAATCAATGGCAGAATCTATGGGAATAAAAAATCTTAAATTAGCAGCTGTGCTTGGTGATGATATATCTGAACATCTTGGAAAATATCTTGATCGTGAAATACTGGAATTAGGAATGCCTTTAAAAAATCTGGAAGATAAGTTACTCTCTGCTAATGTGTATTTAGGTGCTGATGGAATAGTAGAAGCATTAAAAAATGGTGCAGATATAGTAGTGACTGGTCGTTGTGCTGACCCAGCAATATTTATGGCTCCATTAATTTATGAATTTGGTTGGGATATAAATGACTATAATTTAATTGGAAAAGGTATTATGATAGGGCATTTACTTGAGTGTGGAGCTCAGGTGTCAGGAGGTTATTTTGCTGTACCTGGATATAATGAAGTAAAAGATTTGTGGAATGTAGGTTTTCCAATAGCTGAAGTAAGTGAAAATGGAGAAGTAGTAATCACAAAAACTGAAACTACTGGGGGGCTTGTAACTACACATACTTGTAAGGAACAGCTTATATATGAAATACATGACCCAGCAAATTATTTAACACCTGATGGAGCAGCAGACTTTACAACTATTTCACTAAAAGAAATTGGAGAAAATAAAGTATTGTTAACTGGAGCAACAGGAAAAGAAAAACCAAAAACTTTAAAGGTAAGTATTGGATACAGAGACTGCTTTATAGGAGATGCTGAAATCAGCTATGGAGGTTCTACAGCATATGCAAAAGCAGCTCTTGCAGGGGAAGTTGTAAAGAAGAGATTGGAATATACAGGGGTAAAATTTGAAGAATTGAAAATAGATCTTTTAGGAGTAAATTCTCTTTATGGAGATACTATTGGGAGAAAGCTATGTGACCCATCTGCTTTGGGAGAAGTGAGGTTAAGAGTTGCAGGAAGAACAGTCAATAAAGGAGAAGCAACTAAAATAGTGAATGAGGTAGAAACTCTTTATACGAATGGACCATCTGGAGGAGGAGGAGTAACTAAGAGCGTAAGTGAAGTAGTTTCAATATGTTCTATATTTGTTCCTAGAGAAGATATTAAAGTTGAAGTTAAGTATGAGGAGGTTTAA
- the rpoN gene encoding RNA polymerase factor sigma-54, with translation MDFTLKLKQEMKLSLTQEMKISMNILQMSSSNLKDFIEKEALKNPMLEVTYSTPSSKYNSDEETPSPFDFIIEEKTLIDFLEEQLGYLKISSKIKSICEYVINNLDDRGYLSISKLEVKKALKASTNQMKEAMDIIYSLEPVGIGSENLKENLKIQLIGKNIIDEKLFSLIDNYLEELGDKNYSIISDKLNISIEQIEDYLYIIKTLEPIPARGYFVGNKTNYVVPEAKIEIIDEELVVTLNEEVIPKIKINNSYVSANSLSDKNNMYTALNLIKSIEKRYITLERVLNQLAIKQKTFFFKGKDFLHTLTLKDIARELNLHESTISRTVRDKFIETPQGMIAIKSLFILNSECLEIKKVIERLIKSENKSSPLSDEKISLYFKNKGCNIARRTIAKYREELGIASTRERKIK, from the coding sequence TTGGATTTTACATTAAAATTAAAACAAGAAATGAAGCTTTCTTTGACACAGGAAATGAAGATTTCTATGAACATACTTCAAATGTCTTCATCTAATTTAAAAGATTTTATTGAAAAAGAAGCATTAAAAAATCCAATGTTGGAAGTTACATATTCTACTCCCTCATCTAAATATAATTCTGATGAAGAAACTCCTTCTCCTTTTGATTTTATTATAGAAGAAAAAACTCTGATTGATTTCTTAGAAGAACAGCTTGGATATTTAAAAATTTCATCAAAAATAAAATCTATATGTGAATATGTAATAAACAATTTAGATGACAGGGGATATCTTTCCATATCTAAATTAGAAGTAAAAAAAGCTCTGAAAGCTTCTACAAATCAAATGAAAGAAGCTATGGATATAATCTATTCTTTAGAGCCAGTTGGTATTGGCAGTGAAAATTTAAAAGAAAATCTTAAAATACAGCTTATAGGAAAAAATATTATTGATGAAAAGCTTTTTTCTCTTATAGATAACTATTTGGAAGAACTTGGAGACAAAAATTACTCCATTATAAGTGATAAATTAAATATATCTATTGAACAGATAGAAGATTATCTTTATATAATTAAGACTTTAGAACCTATTCCTGCTCGAGGATATTTTGTAGGAAACAAAACAAATTATGTAGTTCCAGAAGCAAAAATAGAAATAATTGATGAAGAATTAGTTGTTACATTAAATGAAGAAGTTATTCCTAAAATAAAAATAAATAACTCATATGTATCTGCAAATTCATTATCTGACAAAAATAATATGTATACCGCTCTAAATTTAATTAAAAGCATTGAAAAAAGATATATCACTCTGGAAAGAGTTCTAAATCAGCTTGCTATAAAACAAAAAACTTTCTTTTTTAAAGGAAAAGATTTTTTACACACTTTAACTTTGAAGGATATAGCCAGAGAATTGAATCTTCATGAATCTACTATCTCCAGAACTGTTAGAGATAAGTTTATAGAAACACCTCAAGGTATGATTGCTATAAAATCTCTATTTATATTAAATTCAGAATGTCTTGAAATAAAGAAAGTCATAGAAAGACTTATCAAATCTGAAAATAAATCCTCTCCCTTATCAGATGAAAAAATATCTTTATATTTCAAAAATAAAGGTTGCAATATTGCCAGAAGAACTATAGCTAAATATAGAGAAGAGCTGGGAATTGCTTCTACCAGAGAAAGAAAAATAAAATAA
- the pssA gene encoding CDP-diacylglycerol--serine O-phosphatidyltransferase has protein sequence MVKRKYIAPNAITAAGLFLGYLSITASIKGEFIRAIVFIILAMVCDGLDGKTARKLDAFSEFGKEFDSFCDAVSFGLAPSLLVYSILTQKIAASPFIVPVSFLYALCGVMRLVKFNIITVASSEKGDFSGMPIPSAASMVCSYYLFCYMINKHLGINLFNIDALMAITVIAAVLMVSTMKFKTPDKAFPFIPKKFAGVFIILVVITLPISLFIVTYAYVLINIMSHVTKRFFGTENSFDDNVEMEEIIEVIEEENPEEKDLKEENK, from the coding sequence ATGGTAAAAAGAAAGTATATAGCGCCTAATGCAATCACTGCTGCTGGTTTATTCTTAGGTTATTTAAGTATCACAGCATCAATAAAAGGTGAGTTTATACGTGCTATTGTTTTTATTATATTAGCTATGGTTTGTGATGGTTTAGATGGAAAAACTGCAAGAAAATTAGATGCTTTCAGTGAATTTGGTAAAGAATTTGATTCTTTCTGCGATGCAGTTTCTTTTGGTCTTGCTCCAAGTCTTTTGGTTTATTCTATATTAACACAAAAAATAGCAGCCAGTCCATTTATTGTTCCTGTTTCATTCCTGTATGCTCTTTGCGGAGTCATGAGGCTTGTAAAATTTAATATCATTACAGTTGCTTCAAGTGAAAAAGGTGATTTTAGTGGTATGCCTATTCCTAGTGCTGCTTCTATGGTTTGTTCTTATTACCTTTTCTGTTACATGATAAATAAACATTTAGGAATCAACTTATTTAATATAGATGCCCTTATGGCTATTACAGTAATTGCTGCTGTACTTATGGTAAGTACTATGAAATTTAAAACTCCAGACAAAGCATTTCCTTTTATTCCAAAGAAATTTGCTGGTGTCTTTATTATTCTAGTAGTAATCACACTTCCTATAAGTTTATTTATAGTGACTTATGCTTATGTTCTCATTAATATTATGTCCCATGTTACAAAAAGATTCTTTGGAACTGAAAATTCTTTCGATGATAATGTTGAGATGGAAGAGATAATAGAAGTTATAGAAGAAGAAAACCCAGAAGAAAAAGATTTAAAAGAAGAGAATAAATAA
- a CDS encoding RNA-binding protein, with translation MDRKKFQSVFYDIDEFLTGAICDDIELCEEIDYPVYTRYFYPPNFWSRLDSLNMEVKFSFIGINNNCEKRMVGIYPKDFDTDMLNFPVKYFKIVNGSKFKELEHKHYLGSIMSLGLKREILGDLIVKDGICYGIINEELFTFLKENLNLIGKIPIEVEEITSEDIPEIEFKELVESVASLRLDVITAALGNFSRNSAIEVLESGDVALNYNVDKDKSKLVKEKDIISIRRKGKFLVDSVLGESKKGKIRVLIKKFS, from the coding sequence TTGGACAGAAAAAAATTTCAATCAGTATTTTATGATATAGATGAATTTTTAACAGGAGCTATATGTGATGATATAGAACTATGCGAAGAGATAGATTACCCTGTGTATACTAGGTATTTTTATCCTCCTAATTTTTGGAGCAGACTGGATAGTTTAAATATGGAAGTGAAATTTTCTTTTATAGGTATTAATAATAACTGTGAAAAGAGAATGGTAGGAATATATCCCAAGGACTTTGATACAGATATGTTAAATTTTCCAGTGAAATATTTTAAAATAGTCAATGGATCAAAATTTAAAGAACTGGAACACAAACACTACCTTGGAAGTATCATGTCTTTAGGATTAAAAAGAGAGATATTAGGAGATTTGATTGTAAAAGATGGTATATGTTATGGTATAATAAATGAAGAATTATTTACGTTTTTAAAGGAAAACCTTAACTTGATAGGTAAAATTCCTATAGAAGTTGAAGAAATAACTTCAGAGGATATTCCAGAAATAGAATTCAAGGAGTTGGTAGAAAGTGTAGCTTCTTTGAGGCTGGATGTGATAACAGCAGCTTTAGGGAACTTTTCCAGAAACAGTGCAATAGAGGTTTTAGAATCTGGAGATGTAGCTTTGAATTATAATGTTGATAAAGATAAGAGTAAACTGGTAAAAGAAAAAGACATTATTTCCATAAGGAGAAAGGGAAAATTTCTGGTTGACTCTGTTTTAGGTGAGAGTAAAAAAGGTAAAATAAGAGTATTAATAAAAAAATTCAGCTAA
- a CDS encoding ATP-dependent helicase encodes MSILEKLNDRQRKAAEKIEGALLILAGAGSGKTRTITYRIAHMIQELGISPYKILAVTFTNKAAKEMKERVEDLIGEDGRRTMVSTFHSFGVRLLRTYGDRLGYGANFTIYDTDDQKRVVKGIMKELVVKDKNLTEGIVVSLISKLKEDEISPDEYEKSENKYNMNAVVVAEIYRRYNITLKNNNGMDFSDILINTAKLLEIPDILNKVQDKFRYIMVDEYQDTNNIQYKIINKIASKYGNLCVVGDENQSIYGFRGANIQNILDFEKDYPNAEVVKLEENYRSTSVILDAANAVISNNSSARDKKLWTKKNTGEKITLLQCNDGRQEVNVIIEEIIKGKNQGKKYRDFTILYRMNAQSRLFEEGFLRFNIPYKIFGGMQFYQRAEIKDIVAYLAVINNTKDSLNLSRILNVPKRKIGDKSLEKINEFASANGLTLFEALGRAKEIDTLTANMKLVLEEFYKMMIEFVEISESEAVSELFVRVIKNIKYFDYLESSYEDSENRINNIEELRNSITEMEKIIETLTLREYLENISLVSATDNLEEEKDYVKLMTIHNSKGLEFPTVFLVGTEDEVFPGKKADFEPRELEEERRLCYVAITRAEDKLYVSYAASRFMYGEESFRTKSRFINELPENLLESNIESYFKREAINPVKTPVKHQFKKMITMEDLNKTYKEYPYSIGEKVMHRKFGLGVVKGITDKKVEIDFVDGKREIAMAVADKFLTKTR; translated from the coding sequence ATGAGCATATTAGAAAAGTTGAATGACAGACAGAGAAAAGCTGCTGAAAAAATAGAAGGAGCACTGCTTATACTTGCAGGAGCAGGTTCTGGAAAAACAAGAACAATAACTTACCGAATAGCACATATGATTCAGGAACTGGGAATATCCCCATATAAAATATTAGCTGTTACATTTACAAATAAAGCAGCTAAAGAGATGAAAGAAAGAGTTGAAGACCTTATAGGGGAAGATGGAAGAAGAACAATGGTTTCTACTTTTCACTCATTTGGAGTAAGACTCTTAAGAACATATGGAGATAGGCTTGGCTATGGAGCTAATTTTACTATCTATGATACTGATGACCAGAAAAGAGTAGTAAAAGGTATCATGAAAGAACTTGTAGTAAAAGATAAAAATCTTACAGAGGGAATAGTGGTATCTCTTATTTCAAAATTGAAAGAAGATGAGATATCTCCTGATGAATATGAAAAATCAGAAAATAAATATAATATGAATGCTGTAGTAGTGGCAGAAATATATAGAAGATATAATATAACTCTCAAAAATAATAATGGAATGGACTTTTCAGATATATTAATCAACACAGCAAAGCTGTTGGAGATACCTGATATTTTAAATAAAGTTCAGGATAAATTCAGATATATAATGGTTGATGAATATCAGGATACAAATAATATTCAATATAAGATAATTAATAAAATAGCCAGTAAATATGGAAATTTATGCGTAGTTGGGGATGAAAATCAGAGTATTTATGGCTTTAGAGGAGCAAATATCCAAAATATTCTAGATTTTGAAAAAGATTATCCAAATGCAGAAGTGGTAAAGCTTGAAGAAAATTATCGTTCAACTTCAGTGATACTTGATGCTGCCAATGCTGTAATAAGCAATAACTCAAGTGCAAGGGATAAAAAACTCTGGACTAAAAAAAATACTGGAGAGAAAATAACTCTTCTCCAATGTAATGATGGAAGACAGGAAGTAAATGTTATAATTGAAGAGATAATTAAAGGAAAAAATCAAGGTAAAAAATACAGGGATTTTACTATTCTTTATAGAATGAATGCTCAGTCAAGATTATTTGAAGAAGGATTTTTGAGATTTAATATTCCATATAAAATATTTGGTGGAATGCAGTTCTATCAGAGAGCAGAGATTAAGGATATAGTTGCTTATCTTGCTGTTATCAATAATACTAAAGACAGTCTTAATCTAAGCAGAATACTCAATGTACCTAAGAGAAAAATAGGAGATAAAAGTTTAGAAAAAATAAATGAATTTGCTTCTGCAAATGGACTTACTCTTTTTGAGGCATTGGGAAGAGCTAAGGAAATAGATACTCTTACAGCTAATATGAAATTAGTTTTGGAAGAATTTTATAAAATGATGATAGAGTTTGTTGAAATAAGTGAGTCTGAAGCTGTTTCAGAACTTTTTGTTAGAGTGATAAAAAATATAAAATATTTTGATTATTTAGAATCAAGCTATGAAGATAGTGAAAACAGAATAAACAATATAGAGGAATTAAGAAACTCTATTACAGAAATGGAAAAAATAATAGAAACCCTTACATTGAGGGAATATTTAGAAAATATCTCTCTGGTAAGTGCTACAGATAATCTTGAAGAAGAAAAAGATTATGTAAAGCTGATGACTATTCATAATTCAAAAGGACTTGAATTTCCCACAGTATTTCTAGTGGGAACAGAAGATGAAGTTTTTCCTGGTAAAAAAGCAGATTTTGAACCAAGAGAACTTGAAGAGGAAAGAAGACTATGTTATGTAGCAATAACAAGAGCAGAAGATAAATTGTATGTTTCTTATGCTGCAAGTCGATTTATGTATGGAGAGGAAAGTTTTAGGACAAAGTCGAGATTTATAAATGAACTTCCTGAAAATCTTCTTGAAAGTAATATAGAGTCTTATTTTAAAAGAGAAGCAATAAACCCAGTAAAAACTCCTGTAAAACATCAATTCAAAAAAATGATAACTATGGAAGATTTGAATAAGACATATAAAGAATATCCTTATTCTATTGGAGAAAAAGTAATGCATAGGAAATTTGGACTGGGAGTAGTGAAAGGAATAACAGATAAAAAAGTTGAAATAGACTTTGTAGATGGAAAAAGAGAAATTGCAATGGCAGTTGCTGATAAGTTTTTAACAAAAACTAGATAA
- the lpxC gene encoding UDP-3-O-acyl-N-acetylglucosamine deacetylase, translated as MKRKTLDKEIIYSGIGLHKGENIDMKLIPGNDGIIFRRVDFEEGKNEIKLDIENTFDLTRGTNLKNEFGAKVHTIEHFLSALYAAEITDLVIELDGNELPICDGSAGNFIELFEAAGIKELDEEVEPIVITKPIYLTVNDKNIVGLPYDGYKITYAIRFEHSFLKSQLAEFEINLENYKKEIAPARTFGFDYEIEYLKKNNLALGGTLENAIVIEKDGVMNPEGLRYEDEFVRHKMLDIIGDLKILNRPIKGHIIAVKAGHALDIEFAKLLKNL; from the coding sequence ATGAAAAGGAAAACACTAGATAAAGAAATTATTTATTCTGGTATTGGACTTCATAAAGGGGAAAATATTGACATGAAACTTATTCCTGGAAATGATGGAATAATTTTCAGAAGAGTTGACTTTGAAGAAGGGAAAAACGAAATAAAATTAGACATAGAAAACACTTTTGATCTCACACGTGGAACTAATTTAAAAAATGAATTTGGAGCAAAAGTACATACAATAGAACATTTTTTATCAGCATTATATGCAGCAGAAATAACAGATTTGGTAATAGAACTTGATGGGAATGAACTTCCGATTTGTGATGGAAGTGCAGGGAACTTTATAGAGCTTTTTGAAGCTGCTGGGATAAAAGAACTGGATGAAGAGGTAGAACCTATAGTTATAACTAAACCGATATATCTCACAGTGAATGATAAAAATATAGTTGGTCTTCCATATGATGGATATAAAATAACATATGCTATTAGATTTGAGCATAGTTTTTTGAAATCACAACTGGCAGAATTTGAAATAAATCTTGAAAATTACAAGAAAGAAATAGCTCCAGCCAGAACTTTTGGTTTTGATTATGAGATAGAATATCTTAAGAAAAACAATCTTGCTCTAGGTGGAACTCTTGAGAATGCCATAGTTATAGAAAAAGATGGTGTAATGAATCCAGAAGGACTTAGATATGAAGATGAGTTTGTAAGACATAAGATGCTTGATATTATAGGAGATTTGAAAATATTGAATCGACCTATTAAAGGACATATAATAGCAGTCAAAGCAGGGCACGCTTTAGATATAGAATTTGCAAAATTATTGAAAAATTTATAA
- the fabZ gene encoding 3-hydroxyacyl-ACP dehydratase FabZ, whose product MLDTLEIMKRIPHRYPFLLVDRILEVNKEEQKIKGLKNVTINEEFFNGHFPGHPIMPGVLIVEGMAQCLGVLVMDGVEGKVPYFVGVESAKFKSPIKPGDQVIYEVEVEKIKRNFVKAHGVAKVDGVLACEATFTFCITDK is encoded by the coding sequence ATGTTAGATACTTTAGAAATCATGAAGAGAATTCCACACAGATACCCATTTCTACTTGTTGATAGAATTCTTGAGGTAAACAAAGAAGAGCAAAAAATAAAAGGATTGAAAAATGTTACTATCAATGAAGAATTTTTTAATGGACATTTTCCTGGACATCCAATTATGCCGGGAGTACTTATAGTAGAAGGAATGGCACAATGTCTAGGTGTACTTGTAATGGATGGAGTAGAAGGAAAAGTTCCATATTTTGTAGGAGTTGAAAGTGCTAAATTTAAAAGCCCAATAAAACCAGGGGATCAAGTTATATATGAGGTAGAAGTAGAAAAAATAAAAAGAAATTTTGTAAAGGCTCATGGAGTAGCAAAAGTAGATGGAGTTTTAGCATGTGAAGCTACATTTACATTCTGTATAACAGACAAATAA